The Plasmodium falciparum 3D7 genome assembly, chromosome: 3 nucleotide sequence tTAGCAATTATTTTCCCTAACGTATCAtcgaaaatattatttagtgATGGTTCAATATTCGGAGCAATAAATACTATTTTTGGTTCatctatacatatatgtttatagCATTCTTTTAATCCTAagaaatatctttttttcttttttagcAATAACAATTTTTCATGCGAAacagaaattttttttaaaaactctTTAACCATAGTATTTAATTTAACAGTTATTTCATGATCAACATAATCAttgatataaatttttttttcgacTCTGCTCACTTGTAtgtaatttaaaattttttcatttttaagcATTTCGTCCtttaatatatgatttacatcaataatattgttattcttattatcaccattgttattattattgttattattatggttgttattattattattgttattattatggttgttattattattattgttattattattattgttgttatggTTGCATATATTATGCTCGTTCCTTTCTATGGTAtcactattttttttttttttttcttttacattAACAACATTATTCTTATCAAAATTTTCAACAgaacaaatattatttttcgaAGAAACTCTTTTATCTTTCAAATGAAGGTTATCATTTTGATCAGAGtacttttctattttttttgcaACATTTATCAATTGTCTTATATCCCTCTTTCTACCATATTTCTTTCCTTTTCTCAAACCTGTTGCATATTTATTTGCCCATGtgtgtataaatttttttaaatttttcacCTGAACGTCAGGTAACTCACCATTTAGCACATTTTCCGTTTTGGCtagtttttttaaaaaattgctagcgaatttaatattattattattgttgttattattatcattattgttattatcattattattgttattatcattattattgttattattgctattatttgttattattattttttttacttttttatttttcagtatccattt carries:
- a CDS encoding SECIS-binding protein 2, putative; this encodes MKKEIIVDVKSNPRTHTNGDKDIIREKQKKLKKKNENVKVSINANANANVNVENRKNVENRKCIKNIKSIKNIKNAKHIKNIKSIKYYDDRKKEEKTYQTKNTNNNIQFGNRLVRITFSSDKKKRKELIKKKKMNILMKQKKKKRKEFEEKKKLINKLTNILNVEKEKGNYYFLPKCLKKKKISKLKKIIILEKKIKNDIYQELLKQKENINSINDHHTGIYLQLIQNKRKWILKNKKVKKIIITNNSNNNNNNDNNNNNDNNNNDNNNNNNNNIKFASNFLKKLAKTENVLNGELPDVQVKNLKKFIHTWANKYATGLRKGKKYGRKRDIRQLINVAKKIEKYSDQNDNLHLKDKRVSSKNNICSVENFDKNNVVNVKEKKKKNSDTIERNEHNICNHNNNNNNNNNNNNNHNNNNNNNNNHNNNNNNNNGDNKNNNIIDVNHILKDEMLKNEKILNYIQVSRVEKKIYINDYVDHEITVKLNTMVKEFLKKISVSHEKLLLLKKKKRYFLGLKECYKHICIDEPKIVFIAPNIEPSLNNIFDDTLGKIIAKCKEKNIPIVFALSKNLLGKCINKSRQSIICIIDNDSYIKECNDIINLANSLKLCK